ttaaagacaattGTTTTATTGAGCTCAGCTAAACAGTATGTGGAAGTAAGAGGAACttgaaattatttgttcttttcgcagtccagctgctcaatcacAAATGTGCAGTAAATTGCTAAAACACAGATGAATTGTGCATGGATGTGTGATGATGTGGGCATGTCTAGATGTAAGACTGCACATTTTTAAGTTTCCTAAAATGCAACACTTGCCTTTCTTATCGTGACTAGCACttgctgtctttatttttataattaagcACATTTCCTGAGGATAACTGCCCACTGGGATTattaaagttggtcatttgtaCAAAAACTAAAAGGGTAGAGATGATTCTCAAAGTGAAGAGCAATCATCCATGATAAGTGCTACTGAACTTTCAAACATGACTCCTACTGTTAGTTTATCTctgaataaaatgttatttgcagAACATAGATTTTAGCTTTGAAACTTATTTCTACTCTCCTGTGATGCAGAAATGGGGTtataacaacaaacagaagcatCCTGGATGCATGTGGACCTACATGCTGAGATATAGAGGGATGTTACCATCACTGTTCTGCTCATTTATGTTCGCTCCTGCTGCTACCAATGCTTGTGCAATAGATAACAATCCACAGCTGGCTGCAAAATGTAGAGGTGTTTCTCCTTGTATCCGTGCTGTTGCCTTTAAGATAAAAAGCAATTCAATTTGGAAATCTTGCATAGCACTTTGTGATGTATACATGacattaaatacacattttaataacaaattgtCCAGTAGTGGGCTATGGGCTCTCATTTTCACAATATGGTGGGTTGTTTTAGGCATTATCAAATGCATTTTGTTAATactatttctttctcatatGTCATAAGCTAACAAAGAATACCATGGATGCAATTTATGCTCCAAACTGATGCTACAGACTTGGACAATCGCATGTATGCTATGCTGGACTAGTGCGTCTTATAAATAATCACTAAAATACTGTGTTGGGCCGGTGCTGCTTAAACTTAAACATTAATTGAATTCTCTAAGAAATAGCTAGAAGTAGCTGTATATGGCTTTCACTCATTCaccaaaaagtaaaattttcacaaagaaTCCTTTTCTACCTGCTGGAAGATGAAGTACTTACAAGCTTTGGGTCCTTCTTCAGGATTTCTAGGGCAAACTTCTCATCATGGTTTGTAATGGCCATTAAAAGTACATGTAAACTGCTTCCACAGCCTGAAAAAgtattcttttaaacaaatgcaCTTTCCAAATATTATCCTCAAGAATCACATTTTAAGACACTTCAGAGAAACGATTACTGACTAGGTTCAAGTATATTCCAAGCATCTTATGGATATACTTATGGATATATCTTATGTCATCTTCTCAGATGACAGTGACGAAAGATACAATCAGCATGAATATCTTAAGGAGTGAAATTCTGAACTGGGGCAACAGAAAGACAACGGTGTGCAAAGAAAGTTAATCTCAATGAGCGTACAatgatggaggaaaaaaaaccctagcATACAGCACTTTTCTTCTTACCCAGTGAAATTCCACTGTTGTTATCCCCATGGGAGATGGTAATGCTGTCAATTTGTTCACCTGGTGCCAGAGTGCAGCATGCTGGGTTGTACACCCCCTGGCATTCCTTAAATGTAATAACCAAACCCTCGTCACCTTCAAGCACTTTGGTCACCTCACCAACTTTTCCAAGAGTCTGGAATACATATTAGAAGGACATTAGTAGTCATGTCAGAAAGGCATTTGCTATAATCCCAAAATGTCTTTGCCTTCTTATGTAGCATATAATCGTCTCTCTTCTTTCACAATTGTCATGCACATAAAGCTCCTAGGATCACACACCACTGCATAATGTTTGCCAAACACTAATTAACAGCTTTATGACTCCTTGAAATTAATGTATATATAGGTACAGATGGGTGGCCTTCACCAATATTATCATTAATCATAACTTAACCATTCACCACTAAATTCTAAATCATCCTTTTTTATTGATGTTGTTACACTGAGAAATGGAATTTTCCTCCATCTTTTTCATAATAAAATCAGTATTATATCACATGTTGGCTGGAACTTGAAGCTTGTCATCgacacatttgaaaataagaataagatGATTCAAGAATTTATGGTTTAAAGTTTTATTAggaaatacacacacatgcacttatTTCTAGGTAGTATTCACAATTAATGCCTTGTCATCCCTAAGTAACTGCAAGACAATAATTTTGTAAGTGTTCTTTTATTGTGCTCtcaacaaaactaacaaaatagAGGTTAGTATAGAACAGTCAGCTATAGACAGCATCATCTCTACACTCACATTATGCATTACTGGATTGCAGTGACGACCATTCTGCAGCAGATGAAATTTCTCGAAATCATGAAGAATACGTACTCTGTCTCCAACAGATATTTTTGAAACCTGCAAACAGAGATCGAGGGAAAAGTGGTTTCTCAACCAGTGTCAGTCTTTTCTTCCCATCATCTCCGCCCTCCTACCCCCATCAACTCCATTGTTCAGTTtagttttctccctttcaagaataaaagaaaaaaagattatctgaaaatttacaaaaagttAGTGATTCGTGTCACTGGCAGGTAATTGCTGCTATTTAATTCTTCCAAAAATATCCACAACTGGCTagagggagaaataaattttgtagtTCATATTTTCATATACTTGAAAAAACATATTATGAAAGAAACAATGGATTGTAAGACAGTGGCTAATGTTCTttatagtaaataaaatatagttttaattgtgacatcaaaataaagttataaaacCGGTATTAAAACATGAATGCTGCAGTATTGTCAATTTCCATTAGTAGAATCTAAGACTAACCTTCTTTAAAACTCTGGGGAAAAGTCTGTACTTCTTGCTGCCAAAGACAACGATAGCATCTCCATTTGGTGCAAAACCTTTAACTTTACCAGTCTTTCCAATATACTgtggaaatgaaaagaaaaagagaatatcTACATCATTAAACATGCTTTTTTGAAGTTCTGTGCTAGGAAGCACAATAAATTTCATGTATCCTATAAAGCAGATGAGAAATAGAAAAGCTGAAGGAAGATATTTAATTTCCCAGCATGATCATAAAACAATACAGTTATTGCCCACGAAGCACTTCATAACCTTCAATAAATCCTAAATTTCTTAATTTGCAGAATTTCGACATGAATTCTACTCTCAGTATAATGTAAAAGAAAGACTTCTATCCAACCTCTGACATGCCAACAACCCAGCCGCTTCGAGATTTCTGAAGCTGCTCCAGTTTTTCTCTTCCCACACAGATACAGACTGTGTCACCCTCTGCAATGTTGTCCACCTCACATTCCTCATCTTCCTTCAATCTGCAGTACTTTGTTAACTCTGCACACATGGGGCAGTCTAGCATATCTTCATGAATAAACTAACTGTGCTCTGTCAGAGTTTGTAAAAGAAGTTATACACAAATGATCtcaactaaatttttttttttttttacctcaagtagatgttttttcccctccttgTACTGGACTATTACTGCAgctatactatacatacagtgaCTATCTCTATGCAGGATAGTAAATCTACTCCAGTAGATTATTTATACTTTGTTGATTTTACTGCTTTCATGTTTATCATTCTGATGCATATAGCCTCTAAAAATGAACTTCAATCAAatgaactgttttctttttgtacataaCCAGCTTGCTCTTGTGTAACCATGTCTGAGAAGATCATTACAAAAGTTCAGAAAAAAGTGATgttgcaagttttcttttttgcataaTTGCTGCATGGTGCATGGATCGAGTAGCTTCATAGCCTAGCAGCTAATGCACTTCATAAAAATGGCTCACTGTGTGTAGGAaacacccccccacacacacacacactttccagCCACAGGCCCAAGTAATCTTTGATAAGCAGACAACCACCAGCTATAGAGCATTGCCAAGAAAAGTAATGACTTAATTAATTTCaagaaattgtaaacatttcagaCATTCTCAGACTGATCCTTGACAAAATAAATAGTTCAAAACACACTGAAAAAGGGAAGATGTTGAAGATAGCATTCCATCCCAGGTGCTTCCTCTTCATACTGCAAGTCTACTTTGCCTTTGTAGCCCAATCGATAGACATTTCGAGAGCCATTTTCCCACTCCACCTGGATTAGGCTCCTTGTAGTTAAGACTTCCATGACTTGCCCAGTGTTGCCTTTGCCACCTGAGcatatatcaaaatatatttcaaacagACTAATAAGGAAATCTTAGCACACCTGTCTTAACATAAGTATCATCAAAAGAGAAAGGCTGTTAGAATGTTACTAGGAACTTGCACAGGTCATTTATCTGATCATgcagggaaagaaaaatgcttaTAGATTcagacttttttgtgtgtgaggtTAAAACAAGGTGAAAGTCATCCCCTAAGTTTTGGGTCACTGGGGAGTGAAGAGTAAGTTACCCACATGACACATGGGTCAAATGGGAGTAGTATGCTGCATCACACAGGTGTTAAACTGACCACTATATATGCGTTAGAGTTTGGATGCTGTTGCTCTAACCATTTGGCTATCTGCCTCCTCAGAGTATACAGTGCATGGAAGAAtatgtctgtgcatgtgcaACAAGATTCACATACTTTATCTGTGAAACAAGTGACAGAGACGTTGAGCTTAAAAGTTACTGCTGTCAGAGTTATAGAAAGTAGAAGACTAAGAACAGAACAGTGACATTACTCTCTTTAGTTAAAGTTAAACTTCAGTTCTTTAATatcgcatttaaaaaaattaaaacatttttcagttctTTGCAATCTTCTTACACACCATCTTGGTCTCCCCACTCCCAATGGGTCCCTCGCACCACTGAGGCACCAGGGAAGATTCCCAACACCTTTATCTTCATGCTCTTTAAGCGTTGCTCTACTTTCTTGCTGCAAAAATCACCTCTTTCAATAGCTAATGCtttgaaaattcaaaaagaaCCGTAGTGTTGTATGACATTGTTtagctttcatttatttttccttggTATTAATCTATCATTTGCTAATTTCTTAGGAGGCTAGATTAATCCACAAAAGGGCTACACAATATCCTCTAACATTTTCCTTTTACAAATAGTCATTAACTGAATTAATTACTTTATGAAAATATGCATTGTTAGCAATTCCCCTAAGAAATGCATTCCAAGGATAAATAAAGGATTTTTACTCAATGGCTAAGCTTATGAAGTACAGAAAATCCCAGGTGCAGATAGGCAAAAATCATAAGAATGATCAAATAATTGTCCTTGTGATTTGACACTCACTGGGGTGAGTCAGGTGTTTCAATTCTCCAGAAGTGATGGCTGCAGTTGTGGCAGTCTTTGAAGTAGCACAATGAGCAGAGATCAATATTATCACACTCTGCACATTTCCATCGTATGCCTTGTATTCCTGATTCTTTACATTCTTGACAAATGGTATGAAGATGTCTAATGCCTGCAACCATGTCTCTACTTGAATACATGAATACACTATACATACAAagatctgtctgtctctctaaGTATACCTCAAAAGATAAGCCACCACTATGACCACTGATTATAATCTAGTGTTTTAATTGGGGCCACCATTGGTAATCAGGTTTTACAGGATTTCATGCAATCAGGCCACTCAGTCAACTGATTTATGGTATTAATAGCATGAatcatttttaatgtaaatcTCTGCTTTCATTTTACTACATGGTAGACGAACAAACACTTGATATATATAGTTCATTACTGAATAGTAAGACTTATATACTGCATTTCCCTACACAGAGGTAGAGTGGACACGCTTTACATGATTTAAGTGGCAGTAGGTATAGTGATTCTTACAACTATTGAAAACCATAAACTATACTCACCCACTGTGCCATTATCCAGGACTCGGAGGTCGTGGGTTCCTTTCTTCAATCCCCCGCGGCACGTGCTGACCTGTCCCCCATCCCACACGACCTTGACACTGTCATCACCGACCTGTCCCGTAACCGTTCCAACGTGACCTTCACCTCCATCTTCATCACCCAAATTCCAGTCAGGACCACGCACCACACGCACCCCTGCCTCCATCTTCCAGTTTTCGTGTGACAAGGTAaaaaatggatgatgatgagagtGTGAGGTCCCTTAGAATCTTTAGTTGCTACTTTGCAAACATTTATCAAGaccaatcaaataaataaaagaacaataagCAGTCAACAATAAAGCGCCAGGTTGTTGACAATGTTGCTCCCCCACCGCCAAGACCTGCAAGAACGGTTATGGATCAAAATCAATCACATGTAAGAAGaatctataaataaacaatagCTGAACTACAGGTTCAGATTTCTTTTTGGAAAAATCGTGCATGGGCTGGGcctttttcagaaatgctgtTTGTACGCATGCTAAGATACTGTTGACATTTGTATACTAATCAGGTCATTCTATCTCTCACGTGCGTGATTCCTAACGAGGGGTGTCGATCACCTCTACGAATAAGCTTACTGGGACAAATAGTATTTGTGTTGCTGACACCGACTTTAACTATTCCATGATTAAATCGCCCTCCAGGTAACCTTACCATTATTTCTGGACACATTCGATCAGCATGCCAATAGCGGTTTTGACAGCAGGACATTACCCTTAAGTAATACTTCATTCTGAAATCTTCATGCGCGTTTCCGAGAACCGTTTAAGACATTAATCTCTGTGTTAGTAATTTTCAgcttttccacacacacaattcccAATTACCACGGACAGGTGGGAGGTCCGGTGGTGGAACGACTGGCTTCAGTGAGGGTTGGTTGTGTAAATCGTGAATCGCATGAAGTGACAAACTTCCTGATAGTAAATTATACAAATTTCGAGATCACAACAATACAAGTGTTTGTCTGTTTCTATACACTCACGCCACACATGT
The Pomacea canaliculata isolate SZHN2017 linkage group LG2, ASM307304v1, whole genome shotgun sequence genome window above contains:
- the LOC112558216 gene encoding E3 ubiquitin-protein ligase MIB2-like isoform X2 is translated as MAQWALDIFIPFVKNVKNQEYKAYDGNVQSVIILISAHCATSKTATTAAITSGELKHLTHPSGKGNTGQVMEVLTTRSLIQVEWENGSRNVYRLGYKGKVDLQYEEEAPGMECYLQHLPFFKLTKYCRLKEDEECEVDNIAEGDTVCICVGREKLEQLQKSRSGWVVGMSEYIGKTGKVKGFAPNGDAIVVFGSKKYRLFPRVLKKVSKISVGDRVRILHDFEKFHLLQNGRHCNPVMHNTLGKVGEVTKVLEGDEGLVITFKECQGVYNPACCTLAPGEQIDSITISHGDNNSGISLGCGSSLHVLLMAITNHDEKFALEILKKDPKLATARIQGETPLHFAASCGLLSIAQALVAAGANINEQNSDGNIPLYLSMSNAEVAEFLIKQGCDVTIANKTGQTASHLAATKGCVPILNLLLSKGADFNSQDSNGDTPLHSAIFNSQISAAEVIISWPQLDIHRKNKEGFAPLHYAAFKGQSAIVELLLKRDKTIVDTQRDDGCTALHVSAAEDHHEVMKVLTEGGGAKVDRKNSKSQTSLHLACQKCNLDCVRLLIKKGAGTNSKDDKGNTPLHLAVLAAPKENELMLMALIGQSPKKKEDQCVQITHFLLQNGADISIQNNDGATPLDLCKNDRIKSTVERLIRDSSKHESKFPEVPSCTKASSAPDKCARCLGNEPEILFVPWGHVVIEWFAGLVATICTYVSNVVFPS
- the LOC112558216 gene encoding E3 ubiquitin-protein ligase MIB2-like isoform X1, with the protein product MEAGVRVVRGPDWNLGDEDGGEGHVGTVTGQVGDDSVKVVWDGGQVSTCRGGLKKGTHDLRVLDNGTVGIRHLHTICQECKESGIQGIRWKCAECDNIDLCSLCYFKDCHNCSHHFWRIETPDSPHKKVEQRLKSMKIKVLGIFPGASVVRGTHWEWGDQDGGKGNTGQVMEVLTTRSLIQVEWENGSRNVYRLGYKGKVDLQYEEEAPGMECYLQHLPFFKLTKYCRLKEDEECEVDNIAEGDTVCICVGREKLEQLQKSRSGWVVGMSEYIGKTGKVKGFAPNGDAIVVFGSKKYRLFPRVLKKVSKISVGDRVRILHDFEKFHLLQNGRHCNPVMHNTLGKVGEVTKVLEGDEGLVITFKECQGVYNPACCTLAPGEQIDSITISHGDNNSGISLGCGSSLHVLLMAITNHDEKFALEILKKDPKLATARIQGETPLHFAASCGLLSIAQALVAAGANINEQNSDGNIPLYLSMSNAEVAEFLIKQGCDVTIANKTGQTASHLAATKGCVPILNLLLSKGADFNSQDSNGDTPLHSAIFNSQISAAEVIISWPQLDIHRKNKEGFAPLHYAAFKGQSAIVELLLKRDKTIVDTQRDDGCTALHVSAAEDHHEVMKVLTEGGGAKVDRKNSKSQTSLHLACQKCNLDCVRLLIKKGAGTNSKDDKGNTPLHLAVLAAPKENELMLMALIGQSPKKKEDQCVQITHFLLQNGADISIQNNDGATPLDLCKNDRIKSTVERLIRDSSKHESKFPEVPSCTKASSAPDKCARCLGNEPEILFVPWGHVVIEWFAGLVATICTYVSNVVFPS